The window CCCCCCCCCCCCCCCCCCCCGGCGGCGGGGCCCGCCGCACACGGCGCGGCACCCGCCGCCTGAGTGTCTCCCTGTATATCCAGACCTCAGCACGAAGTGGGGCTAGTTGATCGCGAAGCCGCCGATGCCGACCGAGATGCGGCCGGTGTAGGTGGAGTACGAGAGGGTGACGTCGCGCTCACCGAACATGCGGCTGAGGGAGAGCTCCAGGTCCTGGTACTCGCTGCTGGAGAAGTCATAGTAGGTGGCCAGCAGGCCGGTACGCCACTGCTTGCTGAGGAAATAGTCGAAGTTGAAGCAGCCGTACAGGTCGCTCTCGGTGAGGTCATAGGTGGCCGTGAAGTAGCTGGCCCACCGCTCCGCCTGGCTCGCGCGGGCATTGAAGCCGACGCTGTGGTCGAAGCCATCGCCACCGGAGTTGCCCTGCTGCCACTCGGCGCTGTAGTCCAGCCCCAGCGTGAACGCCTGCTTGACTTCGTGATCCAGTCGCAGTTGGGCCCGCAGGCTGTTCTCGTGGTAGCCGCCGCTGTCCCAGGCGTAGACGTTGGTCAGCACCGGGGAGAAGCGCGTCTTCTTGCTCCACGCGCGGGTCCCCAGGTCGAGTTCCGAGTACAGCTCGTTCACGAACAGTGGTCCGTCGGTGTCGCTCGCGTAGTCGCGGACCCCCAGCGAGGTCCCGACGCGATAGGTCAGATGGCCGCCGCGGCCGAGGGGATGCGGGTCGCGCAGCCAGTCCCCCACCAGTCCGAAGTCCTCATTCGAGGCCTTCGGGTCATCGAAGTAGGCCTGCAGATTCAGGCGCCCCCCGGCCATCTCACTATACGTGCTGCTGTCCATGAACATGCTCTGGTGGTCGGGCATGTCGAAGCTGAAGTAGCCATAGCCGCGGCCCATGACCGGCCGGGCGTCGCGCCACTCAAAGCCCCAGTCGTCGCGCGGCAGCCCGGCGACGACGATCGAGCCCTCCGTCCCCGCGCCGTCGCGGTACTCCTCCGACACCGCCAGCGACCAACCCCGGCGCGACATGACGCCGCCCGCCATGGTGCCGTGCTGGATGCGGATGGCTCCGGTGCTGCGGTCGGTGACGCGGTAGAAGAAGGGGAAGTCCAGCGCCAGGCCCCCATCCGAGGTCATGCCCAACGCCTGCGAGTTCGTGGCGCCGCTGTAGCCCGGCAGCCCGATGATCCAGTACGGCGGGAAGCTGAAGAGCTTCTGCTCCTGCATCCACAGCGAGGCCTGGCGCAGCACGATCTTCTCGTGCACGAAGAGGCTGATGCTGCGCGCCACCATCCACCCATCCGCTTCTCGCTTGTCGAGCTTGAAGGCATCCTCGGGCACGTCCCACTGGCTGTCCAGCGGCCGAAGCCCCACGGCGTCGAAGAACACGCGCTCGAGGTGCTCCTCGCCGAAACGGCGGAGCACGCCGCGCTTGGCCAGCAGGTCGAAGTACAGGTCTTCACCGGTCAGCTTCGTGTCGCCCCGGCGGATGACCACGTCCTGCGCCCGGATCGTCATGTTCTGGACATTGACCTGGGCGACCGTGCCGCACTCAATGACGAGCTTGCCGAACTTCAGGCGGGCGCGGTCACGGGCCTCGATCAGCCCCAACTCCATGCAGTACCCCACCCAGCCCCCGGTCACGTCCAGTACGCGCGCCTCGGGCGTGGCGGCCTCACCCTCGGGCAGGAAGTCCACGTACGCCAGGCTGCGGCTGCCGCCCACCTGCACGGTGATCGTGGCCGTACCGGCGTCGGCACTGCTGGCGTAGAGCAGTGCGAAGCCCCCGGAGGTCCGCACGGTCAGGGCCGCCTGCTGCCCGGTGCTGCCGATGCTCAGCAGTCCCAGATCCGTGTGCACGACGACCTGCGTGCCCTCCGGAGCCGCAGAGCCGTTGGAGGCCTTCACTTCCACGCGCAGGCGGGCTTGGCTCTTGCCGTCCGCCGGCACCTGTCGCGGCGTGATCGACACCTGTACGCGGTAGGTGCCGACGCGCTCGGACTGTGCCAGGAGCAACTGACAGGGAAAGGCAACGAGGGCGAGGATGAGCAGCCGTCGCATCATCGGCGTGTAACACACCAGGATAATGGTGCAGCGCCCTCGCCGGCGAGACGACGAGGGCGCATGACGCACATCACGAGCAACCGGGCGCTGGCAGCGACAGCCCGGGACACGTCACACCGTCTAGTCGAAGTCCACGGTCAGCGTGCCGGACAGCGTGTACGCCGAAACGTCCCCGTTCCGGTAGATCACACGGATCCGGTACTGGTACGTACCGCTGCTCACGTCGTAGTCGGAGTAGGTATAGTGCGTCTGGCCCGTCGTGCCGCTGATCCGGATCAGCCGCTGGAACGTACCGCCGTTGAGCGACCGGTCAATCTGGTAGCGCAGCACGTCGAGGGTGGTGTCGGGAACATTCCACGAGAGGCCGATGTAGTCAGCGCCCTGCGACATACCCAGGGACGTGACCGGCTTGGCCTCCGGACTCGGGGTCCCGCCACCGTTGTCATCGCTGCCGCCACCGATCGCCATGGCTGCTCCGGCGATGATGAGTCCCAGCAGCAACCACTTGTAGCCGGAAGTCGTCTTCTTCTTGGCGCGCGCCTGGGTCAGGTCGGTGCGCCCGGAAAGGGTCTGCGCGGCCTTGTCAGCGGCATCCCGCAAGGCCTCCTGGGTCAGCACATCTTCGCGCCCGGTGAACTTCGCCCGCGCGCTGCTGGCGCCTGACACACCGAAGGCGCGGAACACCTTCGGCTCGGCCACCGGCTCGCCGGTGGTGGGGTTGATGTTGCTGCCCACCTCATACATCCGGCCCGACAGGATCAACTCCACATGCGCGGGGCTCGGGGTGTAGGTGTATGACTGGATGGTGGCAAGGACGATGTAGTCGGCGCCCAGGGCCGAGCCCATACTCAGCGCCGTACCCAGGTCCTTGACGCCCTCCTGCACATCCACCTGCCGGATGCGCCCTTCGCTCACAGCCCGACGCACGCTGGGCGAGGTCGGGGTGAACTGCATGCCGTCGAACTCGCGGGCTCCATCGAGCGCCATGGTCAGGACGCCGCTGGCGCGATCGGCCATTGCGGCCGGGGCGTTCTCCGAGGCGTTGGTCACGGGGAACACCAGGACCGTCTTGGCCGCGGAATCGGCCCAGGCGACCGAGAGACACGGGGTGATCAGCCCCATCACCAGCACCATAATCAGGCCCCAGGAGGTGCTACGACACAGGTAGTGCGATCGGATGGCCTTCATGACGGGTTACTCCCTCCACAAACACAGGGCTAGTGCCCCTCGGTTGCTGCACGACACACGACCACGCCCCGAGCAGGCGTCGCGGCGGACGGCTAGCGTTTCAGCGTTAGCGGCTGTACCACACTCAACGACTGGCCGGTCAGCGGCGACCGCGCCGTGATCTCGCACAGGTACCGTCCCGTCGGCACCAGGGTGCCGTGGGTGCTGCGACCGTTCCACAGCACCGTGTTCTGTCCGGCGGCCGCCACCTGGCCCGAAGCGACTTCGCTGACTACTCGGCCAGCGATGTTGCGCACGCGTACATCCACCGCGGCGTCGGCGCTCAAGGTGTAGCTGAGCATGACGCCCTGGGCTGTCTGCGCTGCATGCACGCCCGAAACGTTCAGCATGACGTCTGAGCGCGGCTGCACCAGCAACTTCAGCACGCGCTCGGTCACGGCCTCACCCGTGCGGAAGGTGTAACTCGTCGTCGTGCGCATGTACCGCCGCTGGCCGGCGACCTCATCCACCAGGGTCGCCACCAGGTTCGAGGGCAGCGACTGCAGGGATGGCCACGTGACCGTGATGGGCGTGTTGATCGCGTTGGTCTTGACCACCAGGTTCCACTGCTGGCTGGTCTGGCTGGCGTCGCGCGTGTCCACCAGGTAGGGCATGCCCAGCGCGCTCTCACCGGGATAGAACGCTGAGCGCAGGTAGGTGGCCTCGTCCTTGAGGCCGGCGGGGGGTTGGGGCACGTCATACTCGTCCAGCCCGCGTGTGGCGCTGGCCCGCGCGGCGATGGACTGCGTCGTCGCGTTCAGCCCCGGCGCCGCCACGTGCAGGTCCACCTTCCAGTTGCCCGGCCCGCCGGTCTGCGACGAGGCGACGGTCTTCGTCTTCACCGCCGCCGGCGTATACGTGGTCGGCGGCGTGAACATCATGGTCAGGTCCTGGCGCACCAGGATCCAGTAGCCCATATACGGATCGAGGAAGCTCTCCTCGGGGGTCAGTTGCCAGGTGTACTCCCCAGCGGCCGTGTCGTACGCATAGACGGTCGGCAGGAGCATCTTGCGCGAGACCGCCTCGTCGAGCGTCCAGTCGCCACCGTCCGGAGCCGATATCCGCACATCCGCCATGCACAGCGACGTGCCGAAGGGATTGCCGATCTGGTTCCAGCCTGTCTTCAGTTCGACCGCGTAGGTCTGGGTGATGTCCGTCGGCACGGCGTCGTCGGGTAGCGTGATGGTCTCCCGGTTGCGGTTCAGCAGCCAGTAGCCCTTGCCGGGGGCGATATTCGTCACCGCGGCGTCCGGGAACCATCGGTAGTCGGTGATGGTCGGGTCATAGCGGATCAGCGCGGCCGATCCACCGGGGATCAGCGACCCGAGGCTGCCAAACACCCACTCGGCGTCGTTGTTGTCGAACTCGTACGGGACGGAGACCATCTCCAGGCCTCTGAGGCTGTCGGGCCAGGGGTTGAGCACCGGCACCGCCGGGATGCTGATGGTGCGGGTGAGGATCTTCCCTTGCGGCCCCGTGAACCTGATCTGGGCCCGCCCGGGCCGCGCGCTGGTGGCCAGTACGTCCCACGACAGGCTGTCAATCTCGTTGCGGGTGATGTCGCCAGCCGTCTTGGTCGTCGTCTGGCCCGACGCGAGCTCCAGGCCGGTCGGCATCCGCACGCGCCCCGTCGCGTCGTACATGGTGCTCGTGCCGAAGTTGTCCATGAACATGGACACCTTGAACGGCGAGTTGCCGTTCTCGTCGGCCAGGTAGTAGCTCTCGACGGTGTCCGGCGTGGCCGGGTCGTCTCCGTTGCGCTGCACCAACTGGAACGGCGCGTACGCCATCAGCGCATACGGCGGCTCATAGTCGCCAGCGGAGCTGCCCAGACCGAAGTAGGTCACATAGCGACGCGACTCCCCGGCGTTAAGCTGCTCCGGCTTCCAGTACACTGCGTAGGCCCAGTCCTCACCGAGGATCGAGGCCCGCGAGTTCGTGGACGGGTAGTACTGCAGGTCGGCCCCGATGTTGCGCATCTGCCCCCACGAGACGGCGTCCGGCATCCCTCCGGAGGAGTCCGCGATGCCTGGGTCCGTCACCTCGCTGGTGTTCAGCACGCCGCGCACCGCGACGTTCGGCGAAGAGGGATCGTCGTACGCGACCCACCGGTCCGGAAGCGTGTCATCCGCAACCGAGGCGTCGGGGATGGTTCGCTCGGTGTCGAAGGTAGAGCCGTCCGGCAAAACGATAGCCTGCCCATCGAGCGACGAACCGCCGCCAAAGGTCGCGTCAATGAGCACCCGCAGGCCGACGGTGTGCCGCGTGGTGTCCTCGTTGGTGACGATGTACTCGAACTGCACCACGTCGCCGACCACGGTGAGAACCTGCCGCACCCGGATCCACTGGTCGGTCGTGGTGTCGAAGTCCTCCACCGCCGGCACCTGGAACTCGCCGGAGATGTCCCGCACCCCGACCGTCGGTACCAGGGGCCAGAAGCTGATGAGGTCGGCCCGGTCCGCTTCGTCACCCAGGTCCGCTGCCAGGTAGTGCGGATCGTAGAAGAGCCCCACCGTCTCATCCGCCGGGTCCGCGTCTACCGCCACCGTCACTTTGCTGCTGTACTCGTAACCCCAGTCGTCGTCGCTATACTGGTTGGCCACACTCGCGAGCAGCCTGTTCTCGTCCCCGGTCCGGGTCGGGTTGCCGCCGTACGGAGCCAGGCTTGAAGTCTGGATCTGGAACCGGCCCGCTGGCTGGTACATGTACGTGCGCGACGTGGTGCCGAACGTCATCAGCGTCGGCAACTCCATGCGCAGCTTGATCATCGCATGGCTGATCGTCGGCACATCCGACGTCACGAACGTCGGTTGGTTGCCCACCTGCCCCCAGGCGCCCGTGAGCGCACACAGACCTCCGAGCATGAGCGCAAGAGCCGGACGGATCGGGCAGCGGTTTCGGTTGCGGTACACAGCTTCAGCTCCTCTCGGCGCTCAACGCCTAGCGGCTCACGCTAAAGGGACGGATGGTCTGGACGCTCTGGCCGTCCGTCGCACGAGCCGTGATGCGAGCCAGATATCTCCCCGCGGGCACCCGCGTTCCCCTCTCGCTCTGGCCGTTCCACAGCAACGTCTGTGTCGTCCCGGGCGCCGCCGTCCGCTCCCCCAGGTTGCGGATCAGGACACCCGATATGTTGCGGATCTCCACCGCGACGTTGGCCTCGCGGCTGACGGTGTAGGCGAACACCGTCTGACCCGAGGTCATCGCCGCCGCCGATACGCCGCTCACCACGAGTGCGTTGCTGGCCGCCGCATCCGCGACGACCTGTAGGTGGCGCACGCCCGCTTCTGCCATCGTGAAGGTATACCCCGTGGTTGTCCGCATGTAGACGCTGCTCCCACTGTCCTGGTCCACCAGGCGCAGGCTCACGTCCCGCGGCACGCTGGAGTTCAGAGACGGCCACGAGACCGTGACCGGCGTGTCCGCCAGCCGGCACGACACGGACACATCCCATGTCTGTCGGGTGGACACGGCGCTGCGCACGTCCTTGGCCAGGTTGCCCTCGCTCGCCGGCATGTACAGGCGCAGCGTGTCCACCAGCGCCGGCGGCTCAGCGACATCCAGGCCGACGTCGTAGCCGGCCGTGGCCGCGGCGGCCACGCCGAGGTAGTTGGCGGGATCCTCATACTTGCCCGCGACGGCCTTCAACTGCAGCGTCCACCGGCTCGCGCTGGGCGCCGACGACTGCGCTGACGTCTTGGCCGAAGACTGCCGCTTCGTCTTCGTGCTCGCCGTTGTGCTGCCGGTGTTGTAGACGATCAGCGTGGCGTCCTTCAGCACGTGCACCCAGTAGCCGGTCAGCGGGTCCATCGTGGACTGCGTCGGGTCGGAGTCGAAGCTGTAGTAGCCGCCGCCCGTGGTGCTCACGTAGTCGAAGAGCACACCGTCAGTCACCGGGTCCCCGTCGGGGTCTATGGCCTCGCTCAGGTCCTGTCGCCCACTGTCACTGAGGAACTCGACACTCCCCCAGTCTACGTAGCTCCCGTAGGGGTTGCCGATCAGGTTCCAGCCGCGGGGGGCGCCGGTGCCGTAGACCAGCGAGATGTTGTAGCTATCGGCGGTGACACCCTTGCCACTGGCCGACAGCGTGCCGGTGGAAGCCAGACTCAGGAAGTACCCCAGGCCAGCCGGGGGATCCGACACCAATTCGTCCGGCGGCTCGAAGCTGGCGTACTCGTCCGGCCAGATGTGATACTTGCTGGTGCGGCTGTCGCTCGGCACCCATCGCACCAGTGCCACCTGCTCAACGGTGACCCCGAAGACCGTGCTGGGCCAGTCATCAATCGTCAGGTCGGGGTACGGCAGCGCGATGATGTGCAGCCCGGTGCTGACGGTCTGCGTGGTGATGCGGAAGTTTGAGACCGCGATCTCCGAAGCGTTCCCCGCCAGATCGCTCCCCTGGATCTGCAGCCTATGGAGCGTGCGCGTCAGCCCGCTCAAGCCGAAGGTCAAGTCACCGGTGCTACTGTCGAAGGTGTAGTTCGTCACCAGCGTGGTGTCCCCCGGCACACCGTCGGTCACGATCTGAGTCCCATCCAGCCACACCTGGATCGTGTCCGGATCCACGCCGTTGGCGTCCTCGACGGTGGCCACGACGCTCGGCGAGGCCATCGTGATCGTCGAGTTGTTGACCGGGTAC of the bacterium genome contains:
- a CDS encoding Ig-like domain-containing protein — its product is MMRRLLILALVAFPCQLLLAQSERVGTYRVQVSITPRQVPADGKSQARLRVEVKASNGSAAPEGTQVVVHTDLGLLSIGSTGQQAALTVRTSGGFALLYASSADAGTATITVQVGGSRSLAYVDFLPEGEAATPEARVLDVTGGWVGYCMELGLIEARDRARLKFGKLVIECGTVAQVNVQNMTIRAQDVVIRRGDTKLTGEDLYFDLLAKRGVLRRFGEEHLERVFFDAVGLRPLDSQWDVPEDAFKLDKREADGWMVARSISLFVHEKIVLRQASLWMQEQKLFSFPPYWIIGLPGYSGATNSQALGMTSDGGLALDFPFFYRVTDRSTGAIRIQHGTMAGGVMSRRGWSLAVSEEYRDGAGTEGSIVVAGLPRDDWGFEWRDARPVMGRGYGYFSFDMPDHQSMFMDSSTYSEMAGGRLNLQAYFDDPKASNEDFGLVGDWLRDPHPLGRGGHLTYRVGTSLGVRDYASDTDGPLFVNELYSELDLGTRAWSKKTRFSPVLTNVYAWDSGGYHENSLRAQLRLDHEVKQAFTLGLDYSAEWQQGNSGGDGFDHSVGFNARASQAERWASYFTATYDLTESDLYGCFNFDYFLSKQWRTGLLATYYDFSSSEYQDLELSLSRMFGERDVTLSYSTYTGRISVGIGGFAIN
- a CDS encoding S8 family serine peptidase, whose product is MSHHRGSTCSRLALSIVALVLAAGAWPQSKAVQDLAGPLRSLAAGATVGSVSTSAVSRLGLITRGNEVGVDIMFRSEAAAAATGLSRFGITPHSRHGRCVEAMVPVDQLAAIASLAQVAQVRPTQRVFPMQGYGAADSEGVQLTNATAFHLAGIYGNGAKVAIIDTGFNSLSTTEVPVDTTTDLVDLRLGTTGAALGSGSHGAAVAEIVADMAEECDMTLILVDTVESVVDAAQYVAAQGFDVANMSLGIATGPFDGTHEVSQAVNDANAAGVLWVNSAGNWAQRHWQGSWTDTNSDTYLEFSGTKDTMSFALNAGVFDVYLSWYENAGTQTSNDYDLVLLDSSGAIIARSAVTQNGDDVPEEELVAYIGTAGTYRLKLQRMSTLAGSTPDRFQLYTPEYDIETSLQHSEDSLAIPAEASGAYAVGATRGSNLVVTGYTGIAIDELEPYSSRGSLGSSDKPNIVGPDAVTTSLAGYVPFTGTSAAAPHVAGAAALLISEDDSRSATTVRMLLKQMARTYSVPGDIPATDVNGYGLGRVSLRVGASSDGEAPVVTIEYPVNNSTITMASPSVVATVEDANGVDPDTIQVWLDGTQIVTDGVPGDTTLVTNYTFDSSTGDLTFGLSGLTRTLHRLQIQGSDLAGNASEIAVSNFRITTQTVSTGLHIIALPYPDLTIDDWPSTVFGVTVEQVALVRWVPSDSRTSKYHIWPDEYASFEPPDELVSDPPAGLGYFLSLASTGTLSASGKGVTADSYNISLVYGTGAPRGWNLIGNPYGSYVDWGSVEFLSDSGRQDLSEAIDPDGDPVTDGVLFDYVSTTGGGYYSFDSDPTQSTMDPLTGYWVHVLKDATLIVYNTGSTTASTKTKRQSSAKTSAQSSAPSASRWTLQLKAVAGKYEDPANYLGVAAAATAGYDVGLDVAEPPALVDTLRLYMPASEGNLAKDVRSAVSTRQTWDVSVSCRLADTPVTVSWPSLNSSVPRDVSLRLVDQDSGSSVYMRTTTGYTFTMAEAGVRHLQVVADAAASNALVVSGVSAAAMTSGQTVFAYTVSREANVAVEIRNISGVLIRNLGERTAAPGTTQTLLWNGQSERGTRVPAGRYLARITARATDGQSVQTIRPFSVSR